Proteins from one Aspergillus nidulans FGSC A4 chromosome VIII genomic window:
- a CDS encoding uncharacterized protein (transcript_id=CADANIAT00002365) yields the protein MSPVKDSSSAMNSAPIVVRRSKTMPIDSPTAKFLYTIIKQLDLKGIDWSLVASQLEISNGHAARMRYHRFRNQMEGYQPQQRKRPANKSSSKTSTGSCKAGLQKGSSPMRSPTPIPMTKTEPPEEGQCEPKSPSIKPEQHAPGQQVPHLANIPQYGSRIISAPFPHSQRHPHSAAFLPSIATPYHYQMSPLTSELRISSSPAYSSTPHYPPVPVYETGYRSPVAWTPVKAEPRTLPEEYKGLEIAETSTVKEEVQDEIIIRND from the exons ATGTCTCCTGTCAAggattcctcctccgcaatgAATTCTGCTCCCATCGTTGTTCGGCGGAGCAAGACCATGCCCATCGACAGCCCAACTGCCAAGTTCCTTTACACAATCATCAAGCAGCTTGACCTTAAAGGC ATCGACTGGAGTCTCGTCGCCTCGCAGCTCGAAATCTCCAACGGCCACGCCGCCCGCATGCGCTACCACCGTTTCCGAAACCAGATGGAAGGCTATCAGCcccagcaaagaaagcgtCCAGCGAACAAGTCATCCTCCAAGACAAGCACAGGCTCCTGCAAAGCAGGCTTACAAAAGGGGTCGTCCCCCATGCGCTCGCCCACGCCCATACCCATGACCAAGACCGAACCACCCGAAGAGGGTCAATGCGAACCAAAGAGCCCGTCTATTAAGCCTGAGCAGCATGCGCCCGGCCAGCAAGTACCACACCTTGCTAATATCCCGCAGTATGGCTCGCGTATAATTTCTGCACCGTTTCCGCACTCACAGCGGCACCCACACTCGGCTGCATTCTTGCCTTCCATCGCTACCCCGTATCACTATCAAATGTCTCCGTTAACTTCTGAGCTGAGaatttcctcttcaccagctTATTCGTCCACGCCTCATTATCCACCAGTTCCTGTGTACGAGACGGGGTATCGTTCACCGGTGGCCTGGACGCCTGTGAAGGCTGAGCCAAGGACCCTGCCTGAGGAATATAAAGGGTTGGAAATCGCGGAAACTTCGACGGTGAAGGAAGAGGTGCAAGATGAGATTATAATTCGCAATGACTAG
- a CDS encoding uncharacterized protein (transcript_id=CADANIAT00002366): protein MSFTTQTDATISPRCPRGDAASSFECLQNLLDDVPRAAASINQVDLAAVARRLQYTNANANARSVGNRSRASCNKHRFTGLECTIASPNISTEKRKAIGNETTNTMRKLALGLELWSMIWLRLLVPRGYRFGLAFASSWDLGV from the exons ATGTCTTTCACTACCCAAACCGACGCCACGATAAGTCCGCGGTGTCCGAGAGGAGACGCCGCTTCAAGTTTTGAATGCCTTCAAAATTTACTTGACGACGTG ccaagagcagcagctaGTATTAACCAGGTCGATCTCGCAGCAGTCGCCCGGCGCCTGCAGTACACAAATGCTAACGCTAACGCCAGAAGCGTCGGTAACCGCTCCCGCGCCTCCTGCAACAAGCACCGTTTTACCGGCCTCGAGTGCACCATAGCCAGTCCCAACATTAGCAccgagaagaggaaggccaTCGGCAACGAAACTACAAATACTATG AGAAAATTGGCCCTAGGGCTAGAACTATGGTCAATG ATATGGCTCAGGTTACTGGTGCCAAGAGGATATCGATTTGgtcttgcttttgcttcctCGTGGGACCTGGGTGTGTAA
- a CDS encoding uncharacterized protein (transcript_id=CADANIAT00002367) gives MSLSNDDHVVLLLSSIRLELMSILRVRLTSPPSHNNATSPLQEPPHREGKAIAGDNGAPAGTGPSEVNQGQTQTQNQNQTASGAAKKGRKRKEPAPKEDGNGDEPAPKRKRGRPPKAKAPTEIAAEEGEDGTSKEETDQASNTHRAFGGDETMDEDEEA, from the exons ATGTCGCTATCTAACGATGACCATGTCGTTCTCCTCCTGAGCT CTATCCGACTCGAACTAATGTCGATTTTACGTGTTAGATTGACTTCGCCGCCGTCGCACAACAATGCAACATCCCCACTTCAGGAGCCGC CACATCGCGAAGGCAAAGCCATTGCTGGAGATAACGGCGCCCCTGCTGGGACCGGCCCCAGTGAAGTCAACCAGGGCCAGACCCAgacccagaaccagaaccagACCGCAAGCGGAGCGGCGAAGAAAGGCAGGAAGCGCAAAGAACCGGCTCCTAAGGAGGACGGTAACGGCGACGAACCAGctccgaagaggaagagggggaggCCTCCCAAGGCTAAAGCACCTACGGAAATAGCAGCTGAAGAGGGGGAAGATGGCACTTCTAAGGAAGAAACCGATCAAGCGAGCAATACTCATAGGGCTTTTGGTGGAGACGAGACtatggatgaggatgaggaggcttAG
- the abp2 gene encoding putative ARS binding protein Abp2 (transcript_id=CADANIAT00002368) — translation MQGAYPTMASQPERNDLGGTAMVIQQYARYPASLEPGLQSASSIGSASSQMAISKSPPVQRKATPRSLQSSPTVARSAIPPGPTVRSGPSMSPPVFDNSRQKPMGDQIDRAEVRSLPSRDITDENIDDAYVLFIFFCNPNVPLSADSTELRKTFRSPPRSDGKSFSIFTLWELIKKLDSKELKTWIQLAIELGVEPPDMEKKQSTQKVQQYAVRLKRWMRAMHVDAFFEYCLGHPHSYYTQLPASNAVVSDSRDGVPLEEDLALRALVPQWKPKRGRKRAEEKDNSSERALKRPQLDTSVGSFHAGTFAAHSHTFPQSAIPFSAFPDDIESNDPWMTASSFPADAPPEASSTHQGQDFRWKGLDREISPTSYPQSAVIPRGHHSSDVFLSSAEPRSAVTPSSGDKSRARRRHGPAVSSAWPNITTSSTGKMRGRPPNRGTVSGPFSSFPVNPNRSDPSHSHSTGMRPSPSIVLQQDSTESQYNQSPTPLNTNGKPNKLQLQVPQHSGAPVRLATPPTLLVNGVSNEPAVANNGAAASQGEGSSATVVTNTASSINRSGVPSTIIRPDDVTRTLSAELLRARVTGRQTPLSPEEGQALASVVVTNLTALYSKLPFGAAPLASALHLGLGPYFGYPGTINSTIKVHIKHKDRNAGSSENSSPNKGPVAPLYNIFLDHRHGSGVLNSVSFEDLHIGNVGGNTSTGPSAGTFDNIPRQNDELDNSITELQSLTDADYDIDDGESAVAETTWKQRYMKLRAQMQKRERSLSQYKRKILESVMADI, via the exons ATGCAGGGCGCTTATCCAACCATGGCCAGTCAGCCTGAACGGAATGACCTAGGCGGGACCGCCATGGTAATCCAGCAATATGCCAGGTACCCTGCTTCCCTGGAGCCTGGATTGCAGAGCGCCTCATCCATTGGCAGTGCCAGTTCCCAGATGGCCATCTCCAAGTCTCCCCCGGTCCAGCGCAAAGCAACTCCCCGTAGTCTACAATCGTCGCCTACTGTCGCGCGCTCGGCTATTCCACCAGGACCAACAGTGCGATCAGGACCGTCGATGTCTCCTCCAGTATTTGATAACTCGCGCCAGAAACCCATGGGCGATCAAATAGACCGGGCGGAGGTCCGTTCCCTGCCTTCTCGCGACATCACGGATGAAAACATTGACGATGCCTATGTCCTTTTCATCTTCTTTTGCAACCCCAACGTGCCCCTCTCCGCCGATTCGACCGAGTTACGCAAGACTTTTAGGTCTCCTCCCCGCAGCGACGGGAAGAGCTTTAGCATATTTACGCTATGGGAGCTGATAAAAAAGCTAGATAGCAAAGAGTTGAAAACGTGGATCCAGCTGGCAATTGAGTTAGGGGTGGAGCCGCCCGATATggagaagaaacaaagcaCTCAGAAGGTTCAACAATACGCAGTGCGTCTTAAA CGTTGGATGCGCGCGATGCACGTGGATGCATTTTTTGAATACTGCCTCGGCCATCCGCATTCATACTACACCCAACTTCCGGCCAGCAACGCTGTTGTCAGCGATAGCCGTGATGGAGTTcctttggaggaggatctcgCCTTGCGAGCTCTTGTTCCTCAGTGGAAACCAAAACgggggagaaagagggcagaggagaaagacaacTCGAGCGAAAGGGCCCTTAAGAGACCGCAGCTTGACACCTCTGTTGGCTCTTTTCACGCAGGCACATTTGCAGCGCATTCTCACACATTCCCGCAGAGTGCTATCCCGTTCAGCGCGTTCCCAGATGATATAGAGTCGAATGACCCGTGGATGACAGCGTCCTCATTTCCAGCTGATGCACCTCCAGAAGCGTCCAGTACTCATCAGGGGCAAGATTTTCGCTGGAAGGGTCTTGATCGTGAGATATCTCCTACTAGCTATCCGCAGTCCGCAGTCATTCCGAGAGGTCACCATTCGTCAGACGTCTTCCTTTCGTCTGCAGAACCACGGTCCGCGGTGACACCATCTTCAGGAGACAAATCTCGTGCTAGAAGGCGACATGGACCCGCTGTCTCATCTGCGTGGCCAAACATCACAACCTCGTCTACTGGGAAGATGCGCGGAAGGCCTCCAAACAGGGGAACAGTATCCGGACCATTCTCATCCTTTCCCGTCAATCCTAATCGCTCAGATCCTTCTCATTCCCACAGTACCGGGATGAGGCCCTCACCCTCCATTGTCCTGCAGCAAGACTCTACTGAGTCCCAGTACAACCAATCTCCAACGCCCTTGAATACCAATGGCAAGCCAAATAAACTCCAACTACAAGTTCCACAGCATTCAGGTGCCCCTGTTCGGCTCGCGACTCCACCTACATTACTCGTAAACGGGGTGAGCAACGAACCGGCCGTCGCAAATAACGGAGCAGCGGCCTCTCAAGGGGAAGGATCTAGTGCCACAGTCGTCACAAACACAGCATCGAGTATAAATCGAAGTGGCGTTCCCAGTACCATCATAAGACCTGACGACGTGACACGGACACTCTCGGCGGAACTACTACGAGCAAGGGTCACTGGGCGACAGACTCCCTTAAGTCCCGAAGAGGGGCAGGCACTAGCGTCTGTAGTAGTGACCAACTTGACAGCTTTATATTCCAAGTTGCCTTTTGGGGCTGCTCCTCTAGCATCAGCTCTACACCTCGGACTGGGACCTTACTTCGGATACCCAGGGACAATAAATAGCACCATAAAGGTGCACATCAAGCACAAAGACAGAAATGCCGGTAGCTCTGAAAACTCCAGTCCGAATAAGGGCCCAGTAGCCCCTTTATACAACATTTTCCTTGATCACAGGCATGGATCAGGCGTTCTGAATAGTGTCTCGTTTGAGGATCTACACATCGGCAACGTTGGCGGAAATACCTCAACAGGCCCAAGTGCGGGCACATTTGACAATATCCCGCGTCAGAACGACGAGTTGGATAATAGCATCACTGAGTTACAGAGCTTGACAGACGCTGATTATGATATTGATGACGGAGAAAGCGCAGTAGCCGAAACGACCTGGAAGCAGCGGTACATGAAGCTCCGCGCACAAATGCAGAAAAGGGAACGATCCTTGTCTCAGTACAAGCGCAAGATCCTGGAATCTGTCATGGCAGATATATAA
- a CDS encoding uncharacterized protein (transcript_id=CADANIAT00002369): MARSARRSRPVRSNRTHVPSYNEDSGPSDSLGGDSETDQHRSGGLSHSLRSRDSNRVPISYREESTDDDVLNNSHEEDPDDSLHRTYPLPDADMRATPTTQSTASRPRRRRSVKTRSQTQKAKRTPTKRRLELGRPLNKRRKAADETDTLFASSGVIPPWQTLPYHILFDIFLRASYPLVDERALKRNRTVGWLLNIALLCRGFHEPALAALYHSVPTIPALKSHGLLSLLMKPQDSLSTNYRNKIKELHVDVEALLLYKSGPAFGYFDLPALVQHTPQVNTLRLYHRDDFMVGLPRWGIPSSKWLYPDALFKTINSNSIRLHSWDWNARFMTTQNLLPLMLENHNEASFKSIQDLRIFHICAEDPDGDDQVVGMTDTREDVLAAALNVLPMLRRLEFLGSSILNDCLLPKLPLNLTSLSINNCDDVTTANFSLFLGTHGHSLRELSLSHNRHLSLSFVVDLKGSCPCLEKFTVDISIHDLSSYHDVEPHFDELLSPSEIPSWPTTLQHLELIQLRKWKENTAEAFFASLIEAAPELRSLRTLVISAILKTGWRDRASFRERWIGKLKKVFLRRSTPPNPALCTLARNSEGLSSGKPSEGSQPNDTEFASPSKRKSARIASLRHFDGEEIRSLSTRAHQINENDSELDTPATQGMCNVVEIRIDNQRPRDTQFNESDFLDDELSGDEEWTGQDVDLGDGGHACSSKVCGENTNSLNSGAESAATPTLVSVGRYPGTLGFFIQQSASGLSAMFVSPFMAQQCSSFYALELQFLPKFGTLDGSISDKSILPL; this comes from the exons ATGGCACGCTCTGCAAGGCGCTCGCGACCGGTTCGTTCGAATCGCACTCACGTTCCCTCCTACAACGAAGATAGCGGACCCAGCGATTCCCTGGGCGGAGACAGCGAGACCGACCAACACCGCTCTGGAGGCCTGTCGCATTCCTTACGATCACGAGATTCGAATCGCGTCCCTATATCATACCGTGAAGAATCGAccgatgatgatgtcctgAATAACTCTcatgaggaagatccagatgATTCGCTTCATCGGACCTATCCTCTACCCGACGCTGATATGCGGGCCACGCCTACAACACAATCAACGGCcagtcgtcctcgtcgtaGACGGTCTGTTAAAACAAGGTCCCAGACGCAGAAGGCAAAGCGGACACCGACTAAAAGGCGACTGGAGTTGGGACGGCCTCTGAACAAGCGGAGAAAGGCGGCGGACGAGACGGATACTCTGTTCGCTAGTTCGGGAGTGATTCCCCCATGGCAGACCCTCCCATATCATATACTGTTCGACATTTTCCTCCGTGCCTCTTACCCTCTTGTAGATGAACGAGCTCTGAAGAGGAACCGCACAGTGGGTTGGCTATTGAATATTGCGCTGCTATGCCGCGGTTTCCACGAGCCTGCGCTAGCAGCCCTCTATCACTCGGTGCCAACGATACCTGCCCTCAAGTCTCATGGCTTGTTAAGCCTTCTTATGAAACCTCAAGATTCGCTGTCTACAAACTACCGTAATAAGATCAAGGAGCTACACGTCGATGTTGAAGCCCTTTTATTGTACAAAAGCGGTCCTGCCTTCGGGTACTTCGACCTACCAGCATTGGTCCAGCATACTCCCCAGGTCAATACACTACGACTCTATCACAGGGATGATTTCATGGTTGGCCTTCCTCGGTGGGGTATCCCTTCTTCGAAATGGCTCTATCCTGACGCCCTTTTCAAAACTATCAATTCGAATTCGATCCGACTTCACAGTTGGGACTGGAATGCCCGGTTCATGACTACACaaaatcttcttccactcaTGTTAGAAAATCATAATGAGGCTTCGTTCAAGAGTATTCAGGATCTCAGGATATTTCACATCTGTGCGGAAGATCCAGATGGTGATGACCAAGTTGTTGGGATGACTGATACCAGAGAGGACGTTCTGGCGGCGGCCCTCAACGTGCTTCCCATGTTGCGCCGACTGGAGTTTCTGGGTTCCTCTATACTGAATGACTGTCTACTACCAAAATTACCGTTGAACCTAACttccctctccatcaacaaCTGTGATGATGTAACTACGGCCAATTTTAGCCTCTTTCTTGGCACTCACGGCCATAGTCTCCGTGAATTGAGCCTCAGTCACAATCGTCATTTGAGCCTCTCTTTTGTTGTTGATCTCAAGGGATCCTGCCCGTGCTTGGAAAAGTTCACAGTAGATATATCGATACACGACCTTTCGTCATATCACGACGTTGAGCCTCATTTTGACGAGCTGCTCTCTCCTTCGGAGATTCCATCGTGGCCTACCACCTTACAGCACCTGGAGTTGATCCAGTTGCGCAAGTGGAAGGAGAACACGGCTGAAGCATTTTTTGCTTCCCTGattgaagctgctcctgAGCTTCGTAGTCTACGAACTCTGGTGATTAGCGCAATTCTCAAGACAGGATGGCGTGACCGTGCCTCTTTCCGTGAACGGTGGATTggcaagctgaagaaggtcTTCTTACGGCGGAGCACGCCACCTAATCCGGCACTTTGCACTCTCGCACGGAACTCGGAGGGCCTGTCTTCAGGCAAACCAAGCGAGGGTTCGCAGCCCAACGACACCGAGTTTGCGTCTCCGTCAAAACGAAAAAGCGCGCGAATCGCCAGCCTCAGACATTTCGATGGTGAAGAAATCCGAAGCTTATCGACCCGGGCTCATCAGATAAATGAAAATGACAGTGAGCTTGACACTCCCGCCACACAGGGCATGTGCAATGTTGTGGAAATTCGAATCGACAACCAACGCCCGAGGGATACACAATTCAATGAATCAGACTTCTTGGACGATGAATTAAGTGGGGACGAAGAATGGACAGGTCAAGACGTTGACCTGGGCGACGGAGGCCATGCCTG CTCTAGCAAG GTCTGTGGTGAAAACACCAACTCACTCAACAGCGGCGCAGAATCTGCAGCAACACCTACGCTGGTTTCCGTTGGACGTTACCCCGGGACCCTTGGCTTTTTCATCCAACAGAGCGCTAGTGGTCTATCTGCAATGTTTGTCTCTCCATTTATGGCCCAGCAATGCTCCAGCTTTTACGCCCTTGAGCTGCAGTTCTTACCCAAATTTGGAACTTTGGACGGATCCATAAGTGATAAGTCGATTCTGCCATTGTAA
- a CDS encoding protein CYP680A1 (transcript_id=CADANIAT00002370): MDLKESSLRFLASDIRSVIWRLATLISVVALLRTAWVVIYRIYFHPLAKVPGPLLARITWLYSFWYNIVTKRFYLRVQELHEQYGPVIRITPDEIHLSDPENLEKIYFVGSRYPKDAAFYGAFGADRSVFTAPSPDVHRVKRAALNPFFSRKKVLELEDIVQDKAEKLVGRMKKAFNSTGAIDLHHGFRAISVDVITDYAFGDSYNFLDRDDFGIDFFNGFRDTGPALWTFQQFPVIQRVAKKMPFWLAERLSAPLALRRSQHMSSRAQVLKVKAAVERDEKVSRTTIFHELLRPDAAEGYAVPNVDELSSEAQNILGAASDTTGNTLTIAAYNVVRNPDIYARLSAELKEAFPNPEGRLEFVALEKLPYLTAVIKEGLRLSFGVPGRLPRVVPPPGAEFNGYHVPPGTVVSMSSWIIHHNENIYANADRFNPDRWLDPSRAKVLERYLFSFGKGTRGCIGMPLAYCELYVTLGRMFREFDNLKTPAKSSEELIVDDGFSAYHPEKNNKFVFSLS; encoded by the exons atggatCTCAAAGAAAGCTCCCTTAGATTTTTGGCTTCTGATATACGAAGCGTAATCTGGCGGCTGGCAACTTTGATATCGGTGGTAGCCCTACTACGAACAGCTTGGGTCGTTATATATCGAATCTATTTCCATCCCCTCGCCAAAGTCCCTGGACCGCTTCTTGCCAGGATAACTTGGCTCTACTCATTCTGGTACAATATTGTCACCAAGCGTTTCTACCTTCGCGTTCAAGAACTGCATGAGCAATATG GCCCGGTAATCCGCATCACCCCGGATGAAATCCACCTAAGCGATCCCGAGAACCTAGAAAAAATCTACTTTGTTGGGTCACGATATCCCAAGGATGCTGCATTTTACGGTGCATTTGGCGCGGACAGATCCGTGTTCACGGCTCCAAGTCCAGACGTCCACCGCGTGAAAAGAGCCGCCTTGAACCCGTTCTTCTCGCGGAAGAAGGTCCTTGAATTGGAGGATATCGTGCAGGATaaggcggagaagctggttgGACGCATGAAGAAGGCTTTCAATTCCACTGGTGCTATTGACCTTCATCATGGTTTCCGCGCGATATCGGTCGACGTTATTACGGACTATGCATTTGGCGACTCGTACAACTTTCTCGACCGAGACGACTTTGGAATAGACTTCTTCAATGGGTTCAGAGATACGGGGCCCGCACTGTGGACCTTCCAGCAGTTCCCTGTCATCCAGCGAGTAGCGAAGAAAATGCCCTTTTGGCTGGCAGAGCGCCTTAGTGCCCCGTTGGCATTGAGGAGGTCTCAACACATG AGTTCGCGAGCCCAAGTTCTCAAGGTGAAGGCTGCCGTGGAAAGAGACGAAAAGGTCTCTCGCACTACCATATTCCACGAACTATTACGTCCTGATGCAGCTGAAGGGTACGCAGTGCCAAATGTGGACGAGCTCTCAAGTGAGGCACAGAATATTCTTGGTGCTGCATCAGATACTACAGGGAAC ACCTTGACGATTGCAGCGTACAATGTCGTTCGTAACCCTGACATATACGCCCGATTGTCTGCCGAACTCAAGGAGGCATTCCCAAACCCCGAGGGCCGTTTGGAGTTTGTTGCTTTAGAGAAGCTCCCATACTTG ACTGCCGTAATCAAAGAAGGACTCCG ATTGTCCTTTGGCGTCCCTGGCCGGCTTCCTCGTGTAGTCCCACCCCCTGGAGCCGAATTTAATGGCTACCACGTTCCACCTGGA ACCGTGGTGAGCATGAGCTCCTGGATAATACACCATAACGAAAACATATACGCCAATGCGGATAGATTCAACCCAGATCGCTGGCTGGATCCTTCAAGGGCAAAAGTGCTCGAACGATACCTGTTTTCGTTCGGAAAAGGGACGCGAGGATGTATTGGCATGCC ACTCGCCTATTGCGAGCTCTACGTGACCCTTGGCCGAATGTTCCGCGAGTTTGATAACCTGAAAACGCCGGCAAAGAGTAGCGAGGAGTTAATTGTGGACGATGGCTTTTCAGCGTATCACCCAGAGAAGAACAATAAGTTTGTATTTAGCCTGTCTTAG
- a CDS encoding uncharacterized protein (transcript_id=CADANIAT00002371) gives MTELEVKETVALGLSSSPFACSSLTQLSGGTANFVYRGVLSRPLPNGTTTVIVKHAEEYLASNSDFKLTAKRCLVEEAALRALDGMQSETTTKEDSDFDQKHQVIVKSPKLLHFSRSTYTQVMEDLPDSVDLKTFLLSSDISERVSKEWVLSIGRTIGSWLRLFHVWSIHPAQSKFAEQLAENTVMRDLKFSINYDSLVSMIDAYPDILGDSHTSPGPLYSTLQLNADGTSVLIPKTAFEDQAASPTTPTPLFITDWELAQHGTRALDLGQMIAELYMLNHYKDTDAGLWVIEGFLQGYGYQHIPVKIAFRTLIHVGVHFIFWGSTTPGWGSQEQVLDLVKLGRELVVRAWETDRTWFEGKFWEVFFKART, from the exons ATGACAGAGTTGGAGGTAAAAGAGACCGTTGCATTGGGCCTGTCCAGCAGCCCATTTGCCTGCTCCTCACTCACTCAGCTTAGTGGAGGAACAGCCAATTTCGTTTATCGCGGCGTTCTCTCTCGACCTCTTCCAAATGGCACGACAACCGTTATTGTCAAGCATGCGGAAGAATATCTCGCTTCAAACTCAGATTTTAAGCTGACTGCAAAGCGATGT TTAGTAGAGGAAGCCGCCTTGCGGGCCCTGGACGGCATGCAAAGCGAGACCACGACAAAGGAAGACTCGGACTTTGATCAGAAACATCAAGTAATTGTCAAATCGCCCAAGCTATTGCACTTCAGCCGATCGACATATACCCAGGTCATGGAAGATCTGCCCGACTCTGTAGACCTAAAGACTTTCCTGCTCTCATCTGATATCTCGGAAAGGGTCTCAAAGGAGTGGGTACTGTCTATCGGCCGCACTATAGGTTCCTGGCTACGTTTATTCCACGTCTGGAGTATACACCCAGCGCAGTCGAAGTTTGCAGAGCAGCTTGCTGAGAACACGGTTATGCGGGATCTGAAGTTTTCTATTAATTACGACAGTCTTGTGAGCATGATTGATGCATACCCTGATATCCTCGGGGATAGTCATACCAG CCCAGGCCCGTTATACTCAACCTTGCAGCTCAATGCTGACGGTACCAGCGTCTTGATTCCCAAAACAGCGTTTGAAGATCAAGCAGCATCACCGACAACCCCGACCCCGCTCTTTATCACAGATTGGGAACTCGCCCAGCATGGAACTCGAGCTCTTGATTTAGGGCAAATGATCGCAGAACTGTACATGCTCAATCACTACAAAGATACTGATGCGGGATTGTGGGTTATAGAAGGTTTTTTACAGGGGTATGGGTATCAGCATATCCCGGTAAAGATTGCCTTCCGAACGCTCATCCATGTCGGTGTACACTTCATTTTCTGGGGTAGTACAACACCCGGATGGGGGAGTCAGGAGCAGGTTCTCGATTTAGTCAAACTTGGTAGGGAACTGGTTGTCAGGGCGTGGGAGACGGATCGGACGTGGTTTGAAGGGAAATTTTGGGAGGTGTTTTTCAAGGCTAGGACCTAG
- a CDS encoding uncharacterized protein (transcript_id=CADANIAT00002372), with the protein MPMKWTPEKDQLLLLKILETHDFRLDPKKVAEVWPAIDNQDKPTPRAITERLVRIRAMVKPGKSNGSSMICPRSGSSSLSPVSKRGRKPRTPNSTPRSGRRKKAAGIIGNGKNAPTQSSQPKRDMGLDDDDTIVPTDAEHELDTDFVTGKVDSISIQTPTRKNGEGLLNFPTFKIASPPPALSPAAATAGFISPSDVQVGVSLGLGIGKEAQRSLDAVGDGSPVKRTSRARRATTTFGLVSYTDHLAEGEDGFEGYMDEVDSSASDYVPDSAVLDEEDFA; encoded by the exons ATGCCTATGAAATGGACTCCTGAGAAAGATCAGCTT CTCTTATTGAAGATCCTCGAGACTCATGACTTCAGACTGGATCCTAAAAAGGTTGCTGAAGTCTGGC CGGCCATCGATAACCAGGATAAACCTACTCCCCGTGCCATCACTGAGCGTCTCGTGCGCATCCGTGCGATGGTTAAACCGGGAAAGAGCAATGGCAGCTCCATGATTTGCCCTCGCTCTGGATCCAGCAGTTTGTCTCCTGTATCGAAGAGAGGACGCAAACCTAGAACCCCGAATTCAACCCCTAGGTCTGGCCggcggaagaaggctgcagGTATCATCGGAAACGGCAAGAACGCACCTACCCAGAGCTCGCAACCCAAAAGAGATATGGgtcttgatgatgacgacacTATTGTTCCTACGGACGCGGAGCACGAATTGGATACCGATTTTGTTACGGGGAAGGTCGACAGCATTTCCATCCAAACGCCTACCAGGAAGAATGGAGAGGGGCTCCTCAACTTTCCTACGTTCAAGATTGCATCGCCTCCCCCAGCCTTAagccctgctgctgctaccgcTGGGTTCATAAGCCCCAGTGACGTTCAAGTTGGAGTTagcttgggcttggggatcGGAAAGGAGGCTCAGCGGTCACTTGATGCTGTTGGTGACGGAAGTCCAGTCAAGCGCACCTCCAGGGCCCGCCGGGCTACGACCACATTCGGCTTGGTCAGCTATACTGATCATCTTGCTGAAGGTGAGGACGGGTTCGAGGGATATATGGATGAAGTGGACAGTTCGGCATCGGATTATGTCCCTGATAGTGCCGTTTTAGACGAGGAGGATTTTGCATAG
- a CDS encoding uncharacterized protein (transcript_id=CADANIAT00002373), with protein MTVQGNPAANQTSQTNVEAVPSLSSSSSIRSMFTTSIGGTRRSGKVQTQMLHGHSDTGFVFVTGKNNSLHKVVSSELARPRLYRGIMVLHRTIK; from the exons ATGACGGTGCAGGGTAACCCAGCGGCAAATCAGACAAGCCAAACAAATGTCGAGGCAGTTCCTAGTCTAAGCAGTTCCTCATCAATACGATCCATGTTCACAACGTCCATCGGAGGCACACGAAGGTCAG GGAAAGTTCAAACACAAATGCTTCATGGGCATAGTGACACTGGCTTTGTCTTTGTCACTGGGAAAAATAACAGCCTGCATAAGGTGGTTAGCAGCGAActggcaagaccaagactgTACAGAGGTATCATGGTTCTTCATCGCACAATAAAATAA